The following are encoded in a window of Paenibacillus polymyxa genomic DNA:
- a CDS encoding AAA family ATPase yields the protein MECVIFIGIQASGKSTFYKEHFFKTHMRINLDMLKTRNRENIYLQASIETMQRFVVDNTNATVIERKKYIDACENKGFKIIGYYFEPDFAESIKRNEQRTGKEYIPEIGIKSVMSKLEVPSYEEGFDELYSVISIEGTFQIRRLPENHTI from the coding sequence TTGGAGTGTGTCATTTTTATAGGAATTCAGGCTTCGGGCAAGTCGACATTTTATAAAGAACATTTCTTCAAAACACATATGCGAATAAACCTTGATATGCTTAAAACACGGAATAGGGAAAATATTTATCTACAAGCCTCCATCGAAACGATGCAGCGCTTTGTTGTAGACAATACAAATGCCACTGTTATAGAACGGAAGAAATATATAGATGCTTGTGAAAATAAGGGATTTAAAATTATTGGCTACTATTTTGAACCCGATTTTGCAGAATCTATTAAGCGTAATGAGCAGCGTACAGGCAAAGAGTATATTCCTGAAATCGGTATTAAAAGTGTAATGAGTAAACTAGAGGTCCCGAGCTACGAGGAAGGATTCGATGAACTCTATAGCGTGATTTCCATTGAAGGAACATTTCAGATCAGAAGACTGCCGGAAAACCATACAATATAG
- a CDS encoding tRNA(His) guanylyltransferase Thg1 family protein translates to MKKNDFGNRMKEYENAYRLSLPRRLPVIIRIDGAHFHTFTRGMTKPFDEKLIFALWETCKYLAYNIMGCKLVYHQSDEISLLLTNYDKLTTQSWFENNLQKMVSISASLATAKFNEEIQKVYPGQPLATFDARAWVLPQDEVTNYFLWRQQDATKNSISMVAQAHFRHSELEGLNGNQLQDKLFVEKELNWNDLPVWQKRGICITKQQYNKGEAVRSKWDVDHETPIFSQNRDYINQYVYLDKDV, encoded by the coding sequence ATGAAAAAAAATGATTTTGGAAATAGGATGAAGGAATATGAAAATGCCTATAGATTAAGCCTACCACGCCGTTTACCCGTAATTATCAGAATTGATGGTGCGCATTTTCATACCTTTACACGTGGGATGACGAAACCTTTTGATGAGAAACTAATTTTTGCATTATGGGAGACGTGTAAATATTTGGCCTATAACATTATGGGATGTAAATTGGTGTATCATCAGAGCGACGAAATCTCACTGCTTCTTACGAATTATGATAAATTAACGACGCAATCCTGGTTTGAAAATAATCTTCAAAAGATGGTGTCCATATCTGCCTCGCTGGCTACAGCCAAATTTAATGAGGAAATCCAAAAGGTTTACCCAGGTCAGCCTTTAGCCACTTTTGATGCGAGAGCATGGGTTTTGCCCCAGGATGAGGTTACAAACTACTTCCTATGGAGACAACAAGATGCTACTAAAAATAGCATTTCTATGGTAGCTCAAGCCCATTTCAGGCATTCAGAACTAGAAGGATTGAACGGAAATCAGCTACAAGACAAGCTTTTTGTGGAAAAAGAGCTAAACTGGAACGATCTTCCGGTCTGGCAAAAGCGGGGAATTTGCATTACCAAACAACAGTACAACAAAGGCGAAGCCGTCAGAAGCAAGTGGGATGTTGATCATGAGACACCGATTTTTTCACAGAATAGAGATTATATTAACCAATATGTATACTTGGACAAGGATGTGTAG
- a CDS encoding DUF4395 domain-containing protein gives MIYLSQNPSIPRPLVRANQWVIVLSVVFTWITGGYGVLVIPLIAGLLGVLFNFNPVMRIAKLFLKKSPSSYVQEDREQQRFNQLLAVFFLLVAWVGFMLQWSIVAYVFSAMVLVAALVAILGFCIGCFVLYQWSQYQYRRRKNV, from the coding sequence ATGATATATTTGAGCCAAAATCCATCCATTCCGCGCCCGTTAGTCAGGGCTAATCAATGGGTAATTGTTTTATCTGTAGTTTTTACTTGGATTACAGGGGGATATGGGGTGCTAGTTATTCCTCTTATCGCGGGGTTGCTCGGCGTCCTTTTTAACTTCAATCCAGTAATGCGGATAGCCAAGCTTTTCTTGAAGAAAAGCCCCTCCTCATATGTGCAGGAGGACCGAGAACAGCAAAGGTTTAATCAGCTTCTTGCCGTCTTTTTTCTGCTGGTCGCTTGGGTAGGATTTATGCTCCAGTGGAGTATTGTCGCTTATGTATTTTCGGCCATGGTCCTAGTGGCGGCTTTGGTGGCTATCCTTGGTTTTTGCATAGGATGTTTTGTTCTCTACCAATGGTCCCAATATCAATATCGAAGAAGAAAAAACGTGTAA
- a CDS encoding DUF2294 domain-containing protein: MRRETGFNEIIRKVRKELFGKGPERIHTTFVDNMAITMLYGNLTPSEKFLAQEESGKEMVHAARTKMVQKIYPTHFNKELEDYMDSRLLHLFSDIKVEEDIAISVFVFEDNITAK, translated from the coding sequence ATGAGAAGGGAAACGGGTTTTAACGAAATTATTCGAAAAGTACGTAAAGAGCTGTTTGGGAAAGGCCCGGAGCGCATACATACAACCTTTGTAGATAATATGGCCATCACGATGCTGTATGGAAATTTAACCCCATCTGAAAAGTTTCTGGCACAAGAAGAATCTGGGAAAGAGATGGTGCATGCAGCTCGAACCAAAATGGTTCAAAAAATATATCCTACACACTTCAATAAAGAACTGGAGGATTACATGGATTCCCGGCTGCTGCACCTCTTTTCAGATATTAAAGTGGAGGAAGATATAGCCATCTCCGTTTTTGTATTTGAAGATAATATTACCGCAAAATAA
- a CDS encoding MarR family winged helix-turn-helix transcriptional regulator, with product MIMETQKDTVFLDLFQVIGLKLKKRADESIKELGLNAQQGKMIRYIYENQENNLIQKDLADRFHLRGASITSILQGLEQKGFIERKIPANNERQKNIYVLPKAIELIEAFSDSFQKVEDEIVQALTEEEKQILEEMLNKINERL from the coding sequence ATGATTATGGAAACCCAAAAGGATACGGTTTTTCTGGATTTGTTTCAGGTTATCGGTCTTAAGTTAAAGAAAAGAGCGGACGAGAGCATAAAAGAGTTGGGATTAAATGCTCAACAAGGAAAAATGATTAGATATATCTACGAGAATCAAGAAAATAATTTAATTCAGAAGGATCTGGCCGATCGGTTTCATCTGCGCGGAGCCAGCATTACAAGCATACTTCAAGGTCTTGAGCAAAAAGGATTCATCGAGCGAAAAATCCCGGCCAATAATGAGCGGCAAAAAAATATTTATGTTTTACCAAAAGCCATTGAATTGATTGAAGCTTTTAGTGACTCTTTTCAAAAGGTGGAGGACGAAATTGTTCAAGCCCTGACCGAAGAGGAGAAGCAAATCTTAGAGGAAATGTTAAATAAAATTAATGAACGTTTATAA
- a CDS encoding amidohydrolase family protein — MKNVTQSSTVEKVTAITNVRIFDGEKVIEPRNVVIQGETIISVGGDLPTHATIIDGENATLLPGLIDAHVHTSIGGLRDALKFGVTTELEMNGSFTERGRKIQLKNVNDAAEVRSAGTAITAPGGHPDELLQDEDEIPEFVLKELEKLPKEDREAMLAAYAHDHEKVPQVTTVEEAIKHVHTQVESGADYIKIMIEEGTVLGAPGLPILSDEILKAAVAEAHKFDKIVIAHVLTAHSSQTAIDIGVDGLGHLFLDRPEFTSELVKSIADSRAFVIPCLVLNSSILGNPASELANDPRVYSKLSPEWIDILNSSFHTFPQGNLENSFKNVMDLHRAGVDILVGTDVAPVPVPNLGGLAHGASVHHEMQLLVEAGFTPIEALQSATAKPARCFGLNDRGCIAEGSLADLILVNGDPTTNISDTLSIKSVWLKGVQQLC, encoded by the coding sequence ATGAAGAATGTAACTCAAAGCTCTACGGTAGAAAAAGTTACAGCGATTACGAATGTACGTATTTTCGATGGAGAAAAAGTTATTGAGCCCAGAAATGTTGTCATCCAGGGGGAAACCATTATTTCGGTAGGCGGAGACCTTCCGACGCATGCAACGATCATCGATGGGGAAAATGCGACATTATTGCCTGGCCTGATTGATGCGCATGTCCACACTTCAATCGGTGGGTTACGAGATGCTTTAAAATTCGGCGTCACGACAGAACTCGAAATGAACGGCAGTTTTACAGAAAGAGGGCGCAAGATCCAGTTGAAAAACGTGAATGACGCCGCCGAAGTCCGTTCCGCCGGCACAGCGATCACTGCTCCAGGTGGTCATCCGGATGAATTATTGCAGGATGAGGATGAAATTCCTGAGTTCGTATTAAAGGAATTGGAGAAGTTACCCAAGGAAGACCGGGAAGCTATGCTAGCCGCCTACGCTCACGATCACGAAAAAGTGCCCCAAGTGACGACAGTGGAAGAAGCGATCAAACATGTGCATACCCAAGTGGAGAGTGGCGCCGACTATATTAAAATCATGATTGAAGAAGGGACGGTCTTGGGTGCCCCTGGACTGCCTATTTTAAGCGACGAGATTTTAAAAGCAGCCGTGGCAGAAGCCCATAAGTTCGATAAAATAGTCATAGCTCACGTCTTGACGGCTCATTCTTCGCAAACCGCCATCGATATTGGAGTCGACGGATTGGGTCACTTGTTTCTCGACAGGCCCGAATTCACATCCGAGTTGGTGAAATCCATAGCGGATTCACGCGCGTTTGTTATACCGTGCTTGGTATTGAACTCATCCATTCTGGGGAATCCGGCATCAGAATTGGCGAATGATCCGCGTGTTTATTCCAAATTAAGTCCGGAATGGATCGATATTTTGAACTCAAGCTTTCATACTTTCCCGCAAGGCAATTTGGAGAATAGCTTTAAAAATGTGATGGATCTTCACCGTGCCGGTGTGGATATTCTGGTCGGGACGGATGTCGCCCCCGTTCCTGTTCCCAATCTTGGCGGCCTCGCTCATGGAGCCAGCGTTCATCATGAAATGCAATTGCTGGTTGAGGCCGGATTTACTCCCATAGAAGCGCTTCAGTCGGCTACCGCGAAACCGGCCCGTTGCTTTGGGCTTAACGATCGCGGCTGTATTGCCGAAGGTTCGCTTGCTGACCTTATACTAGTAAACGGTGATCCGACAACCAACATCTCGGATACTTTGTCGATCAAATCCGTATGGTTAAAAGGTGTGCAACAACTATGTTAA
- a CDS encoding choice-of-anchor Q domain-containing protein produces MKKFGQMFLVGLAMAFGLGLVAGNVQPPAASAAGTEYYVATSGSDSNAGTNDAPWKTLQHAADVAPAGSTVYVRGGVYKQKLKITRSGSASQGPIVFTNYGTETAIIEGSGLSVSGNEGLIELADVNYVTVQGFEIRNFTTASKNVVPVGIYVHGSGGFINLSNNKIHDIKNTVTPTGKDRLGRDAHGIAVYGTKAPASIHDLTISGNELYNLVLGSSESLVLNGNVDGFVATNNLIHDNDNIGIDLIGFEGTAPNTVYDQARNGLVKGNRVYNNSVQNNPSYKSDDNSAGGIYVDGGKDSIIEQNYSYNNDIGVEIASEHAGKATSNITVRSNVIYNNRLTGIAMGGYNEERGSTVNCKIVNNTLYKNDTFDDGSGQLLVQYDTRNNVVKNNIFVASSTDMLISNGYTKNSGNVVDYNLYFAPGGSSEANWTWKNKEYTGFSAYKSGTGNDTHSLFADPKFVNAANSDFHLQSSSPAIDAGNTDRAIIGTLDIDGKPRVQGAAVNIGAYE; encoded by the coding sequence AGCCATGGCTTTCGGGCTTGGTCTGGTGGCCGGAAATGTGCAACCTCCCGCCGCTTCCGCGGCTGGTACAGAATATTATGTGGCCACGAGCGGCAGCGACTCCAACGCCGGAACGAACGATGCGCCGTGGAAGACGTTGCAGCACGCGGCCGACGTGGCTCCTGCGGGCAGCACGGTTTACGTCCGAGGCGGCGTGTACAAGCAGAAATTAAAGATTACCCGCTCTGGCTCCGCTTCGCAGGGTCCCATTGTGTTCACCAACTATGGGACAGAGACCGCCATTATTGAAGGCAGTGGACTTTCGGTCAGCGGGAACGAAGGGCTGATCGAACTGGCCGATGTCAATTACGTTACTGTTCAGGGGTTTGAAATCCGCAATTTTACCACTGCTTCCAAGAACGTGGTGCCTGTAGGTATTTATGTCCACGGTTCGGGCGGCTTCATTAATCTGTCCAACAACAAAATCCATGACATCAAAAACACGGTCACCCCGACCGGCAAAGATCGGCTGGGTCGGGATGCTCACGGTATCGCTGTTTACGGCACGAAAGCTCCGGCTTCGATTCACGACCTTACGATCAGCGGCAATGAGCTGTACAATCTCGTGCTTGGCTCCAGCGAATCGCTCGTTTTAAACGGCAACGTGGATGGCTTTGTGGCGACCAACAACCTCATTCACGATAATGACAACATTGGGATTGATTTGATCGGCTTTGAGGGAACTGCGCCGAATACCGTTTACGATCAGGCGCGGAACGGGTTGGTGAAGGGCAATCGGGTGTATAATAATTCAGTTCAAAATAACCCATCTTACAAGAGCGATGACAACTCGGCAGGCGGCATTTATGTAGATGGAGGCAAGGACAGCATTATTGAGCAGAACTACAGCTACAACAACGATATCGGCGTCGAAATTGCCTCTGAGCACGCCGGTAAAGCAACCAGTAATATTACGGTCCGCAGCAACGTGATATATAACAACCGACTGACCGGCATTGCCATGGGCGGTTACAATGAGGAGCGTGGCTCCACGGTAAACTGCAAGATCGTGAACAATACACTATACAAGAACGATACGTTTGACGACGGAAGCGGTCAGCTTTTGGTTCAATATGATACGCGAAACAACGTGGTCAAAAACAATATTTTCGTGGCCAGCTCCACGGATATGCTGATCTCCAATGGATACACCAAAAATTCCGGCAATGTTGTGGATTATAATTTATATTTTGCTCCAGGCGGCAGCTCAGAGGCCAATTGGACTTGGAAAAATAAAGAGTATACGGGATTCTCCGCATATAAATCAGGAACCGGCAACGATACGCATTCTCTATTTGCCGATCCTAAATTCGTGAATGCCGCGAACAGCGACTTCCATTTGCAGTCTTCGTCACCTGCGATCGATGCCGGGAACACGGACCGTGCCATCATTGGAACACTGGATATCGACGGGAAGCCAAGAGTACAGGGAGCCGCTGTGAACATCGGTGCCTACGAGTAA